In a genomic window of Streptococcus mitis NCTC 12261:
- the tpx gene encoding thiol peroxidase, which produces MVTFLGNPVSFTGKQLQVGDKALDFSLTTTDLSKKSLADFDGKKKVLSVVPSIDTGICSTQTRRFNEELAGLDNTVVLTVSMDLPFAQKRWCGAEGIENAIMLSDYFDHSFGRDYALLINEWHLLARAVFVLDTDNTIRYVEYVDNINSEPNFEATIAAAKAL; this is translated from the coding sequence ATGGTAACTTTTCTAGGAAATCCTGTGAGCTTTACAGGTAAACAACTACAAGTCGGCGACAAGGCACTTGATTTTTCACTCACTACAACAGACCTTTCTAAAAAATCTCTGGCTGATTTTGATGGGAAGAAAAAAGTCTTGAGTGTCGTTCCTTCTATCGATACAGGCATCTGCTCAACTCAAACACGTCGTTTTAATGAAGAACTGGCTGGACTGGATAATACCGTTGTCTTGACTGTTTCAATGGACCTCCCTTTTGCCCAAAAACGTTGGTGCGGTGCTGAAGGTATTGAAAATGCCATCATGCTCTCAGACTATTTCGACCATTCCTTTGGACGTGATTATGCTCTCTTAATCAATGAGTGGCATCTATTGGCACGCGCAGTCTTTGTCCTCGATACTGACAATACTATTCGCTACGTTGAATACGTGGACAATATCAACTCTGAACCAAACTTTGAAGCCACAATTGCAGCTGCTAAAGCCCTATAG
- the psaA gene encoding metal ABC transporter substrate-binding lipoprotein/adhesin PsaA yields MKKLGTLFVLFLSVIVLVACASGKKDAASGQKLKVVATNSIIADITKNIAGDKIDLHSIVPIGQDPHEYEPLPEDVKKTSEADLIFYNGINLETGGNAWFSKLVENAKKTENKDYFAVSEGVDVIYLEGKNEKGKEDPHAWLNLENGIIFAKNIAKQLSAKDPNNKEFYEKNLKEYTDKLDKLDKESKDKFNNIPAEKKLIVTSEGAFKYFSKAYGVPSAYIWEINTEEEGTPEQIKTLVEKLRQTKVPSLFVESSVDDRPMKTVSQDTNIPIYAQIFTDSIAEQGKEGDSYYNMMKYNLDKIAEGLAK; encoded by the coding sequence ATGAAAAAATTAGGTACATTATTCGTTCTCTTTCTTTCCGTTATTGTTCTTGTAGCATGTGCTAGCGGAAAAAAAGATGCAGCTTCTGGTCAAAAACTAAAAGTTGTTGCCACAAACTCAATCATCGCTGATATTACTAAAAATATTGCTGGTGACAAGATTGATCTTCACAGTATCGTTCCGATTGGACAAGACCCACACGAATACGAACCACTCCCTGAAGATGTTAAGAAAACTTCTGAGGCTGACCTCATTTTCTATAACGGTATCAACCTTGAAACAGGTGGCAATGCCTGGTTTAGCAAATTGGTAGAAAATGCCAAGAAGACTGAAAACAAAGACTACTTTGCAGTCAGTGAAGGTGTTGATGTTATCTACCTTGAAGGAAAAAATGAAAAAGGAAAAGAAGACCCACACGCTTGGCTTAACCTTGAAAATGGAATTATCTTTGCTAAAAATATCGCCAAACAATTGAGCGCCAAAGACCCTAACAACAAGGAATTCTACGAAAAAAATCTCAAAGAATATACTGATAAGTTAGACAAACTTGATAAAGAAAGTAAGGATAAATTTAATAACATCCCTGCTGAAAAGAAACTCATTGTAACCAGCGAAGGAGCATTCAAATACTTCTCTAAAGCCTATGGTGTCCCAAGTGCTTACATCTGGGAAATCAATACTGAAGAAGAAGGAACTCCTGAACAAATCAAGACCTTGGTTGAAAAACTTCGCCAAACAAAAGTTCCATCACTCTTTGTAGAATCAAGTGTGGATGACCGTCCAATGAAGACTGTTTCACAAGACACAAACATCCCAATCTACGCACAAATCTTTACTGACTCTATCGCAGAACAAGGTAAAGAAGGCGACAGCTACTACAACATGATGAAATACAATCTTGATAAGATTGCTGAAGGATTGGCAAAATAA
- a CDS encoding metal ABC transporter permease, whose product MIAEFIDGLQKFHFLQNALITAIVIGVVAGAVGCFIILRGMSLMGDAISHAVLPGVALSFILGLDFFIGAIVFGLLAAIIITYIKGNSIIKSDTAIGITFSSFLALGIILISVAKSSTDLFHILFGNILAVQDTDMFITMGVGAVILLLIWIFFKQLLITSFDELLAKAMGMPVNFYHYLLMVLLTLVSVTAMQSVGTILIVAMLITPAATAYLYANSLKSMIFLSSTFGATASVLGLFIGYSLNLAAGSSIVLTAASFFLISFFISPKQRYLKLKNKHLLK is encoded by the coding sequence ATGATTGCAGAATTTATCGATGGATTACAAAAATTCCATTTCCTACAAAATGCCTTGATAACAGCCATTGTCATCGGGGTCGTAGCTGGAGCTGTGGGATGTTTCATCATCCTACGCGGGATGTCACTCATGGGAGATGCCATTTCACATGCTGTCTTGCCAGGTGTAGCCCTCTCCTTTATCTTGGGCCTTGACTTCTTTATCGGAGCCATTGTCTTTGGACTACTAGCTGCTATCATCATTACCTACATCAAGGGAAACTCGATTATCAAAAGCGATACCGCCATCGGCATTACCTTTTCTTCTTTCTTAGCCCTCGGTATCATCTTGATTAGTGTCGCTAAAAGTTCAACTGACCTTTTCCATATCCTTTTTGGTAATATCCTAGCCGTCCAAGATACGGATATGTTTATTACTATGGGTGTTGGGGCAGTCATTCTCTTGTTAATCTGGATTTTCTTCAAGCAACTCTTGATAACTTCCTTTGATGAACTCTTGGCCAAAGCCATGGGAATGCCTGTCAATTTCTATCACTACCTTCTCATGGTACTCTTGACTCTCGTGTCTGTGACAGCCATGCAAAGTGTCGGAACTATCCTAATTGTAGCCATGCTGATTACCCCAGCTGCAACTGCTTATCTTTATGCTAATAGCCTGAAAAGCATGATTTTCCTTTCCTCAACCTTTGGAGCTACTGCTTCAGTTTTGGGACTCTTTATCGGCTATAGTTTAAACTTAGCAGCTGGTTCTAGCATCGTGCTCACAGCTGCTAGCTTCTTCTTAATCAGTTTCTTTATCTCTCCTAAACAACGATATTTGAAACTGAAAAATAAACATTTGTTAAAATAA
- a CDS encoding MBL fold metallo-hydrolase yields MKIHKTVNPVAYENTYYLEGEKHLIVVDPGSDWDAIRQTIENINKPICAILLTHAHYDHIMSLDLVRETFGNPPVYIAESEASWLYTPIDNLSGLPRHDDMTDVIAEPAEHTFVFHKEYQLEEFRFTVLPTPGHSIGGVSIVFPGAHLVLTGDALFRETIGRTDLPTGSTEQLLHSIQTQLFTLPNYDVYPGHGPATTIAHEKTFNPFF; encoded by the coding sequence ATGAAAATCCATAAAACCGTGAATCCTGTTGCCTATGAAAACACCTATTACCTAGAAGGCGAAAAGCACCTCATCGTTGTCGATCCTGGTAGCGATTGGGACGCTATTCGTCAGACAATAGAGAACATCAACAAACCGATCTGCGCTATTCTCCTTACCCACGCCCATTATGACCATATCATGAGTCTGGACTTAGTTCGCGAAACTTTTGGCAATCCTCCTGTCTATATCGCAGAGAGCGAAGCTAGCTGGCTCTATACTCCTATCGATAACCTCTCTGGTCTCCCTCGTCATGATGATATGACAGATGTGATCGCAGAACCTGCTGAACACACCTTTGTCTTTCATAAGGAATATCAACTGGAGGAATTTCGTTTCACTGTCTTGCCAACACCAGGGCACTCTATCGGCGGTGTTTCTATCGTCTTTCCTGGTGCTCACCTAGTTTTGACAGGAGATGCCCTATTCCGTGAAACTATTGGACGAACCGACCTTCCAACTGGTAGTACGGAGCAACTCCTCCATAGTATCCAGACCCAACTCTTCACCCTACCAAACTATGATGTCTATCCAGGGCATGGTCCAGCTACGACCATCGCCCATGAAAAGACCTTTAATCCTTTTTTCTAG
- a CDS encoding N-acetylmuramoyl-L-alanine amidase, whose translation MKSHKRLTLLALAFLGLTNQVVLADDTSHSATNPMTSSTSSSTNTSTSHSTNSSTNTSASSSQASTETSSSTASSSEQESKPSLSTETKPNQPIQTGWVKEGNKWTFYSQTGVKFTDTLYEGYFFDSHGYLLENSWYQMGNNWYYINGSGKYLSNQWSQINGKWYAFDGYGRMLANVWKGDYYLKSSGAMADREWVYDQSYSSWFYLKSGGRYAQKQWIGSYYLKSGGYMAHKEWIYDQDYQAWYYLKDDGVYVTGTYAVDGKNQLFQGNGKWVRELAQGFQKGHYSKTIFLDPGHGGKDRGAYYYGIAEKELNLQVYRKLRKRLEGLGYTVLTSRDSDIDVNFITERSRMVNKTNADFFISLHFNAKGNNTTVNLGIQTYSYKDEPGFPSKINKDWHNNPERMSESNRLAADIHSSLLAETGARDAGLLQATFAVLRETAKPAVLLEMGYMDNPEENQKIRSSDYQDKLVEGIIKGIQKYYAGN comes from the coding sequence ATGAAATCACACAAAAGACTGACACTTTTAGCCTTGGCTTTTCTTGGACTAACAAACCAAGTCGTTTTGGCTGATGATACTAGTCATTCCGCTACTAACCCTATGACTAGTTCAACTAGTAGCTCAACAAATACTTCCACTAGTCATTCTACTAACAGTTCTACAAATACTTCTGCTAGTAGTTCTCAAGCTAGTACAGAAACTTCGTCGAGCACAGCTAGTTCAAGTGAGCAAGAAAGCAAACCTTCTCTTTCCACAGAAACCAAACCCAATCAACCTATACAAACTGGCTGGGTAAAAGAGGGGAACAAGTGGACTTTTTATAGTCAAACTGGGGTCAAATTTACAGATACCCTCTATGAAGGTTATTTCTTTGATAGTCATGGCTACTTGCTTGAAAACAGCTGGTACCAAATGGGAAACAATTGGTACTATATCAATGGTTCAGGTAAATATTTATCCAACCAATGGAGCCAAATCAATGGCAAGTGGTATGCTTTTGATGGCTATGGTAGAATGTTGGCCAATGTCTGGAAAGGCGATTACTACCTCAAATCCAGTGGTGCTATGGCAGATAGGGAATGGGTCTACGACCAAAGCTACTCTAGTTGGTTTTACCTAAAATCTGGCGGACGCTATGCCCAAAAACAATGGATTGGTTCCTACTACCTTAAATCTGGTGGCTACATGGCCCATAAGGAATGGATCTACGACCAAGACTATCAAGCTTGGTACTATCTTAAGGACGATGGTGTGTATGTCACAGGAACCTATGCAGTTGATGGTAAAAACCAGCTCTTCCAAGGGAATGGAAAATGGGTTCGTGAATTAGCACAAGGTTTTCAAAAAGGACATTACTCTAAAACTATCTTTCTTGATCCAGGTCACGGTGGTAAGGATCGCGGGGCTTATTACTATGGCATAGCTGAAAAAGAATTGAACCTACAAGTTTATCGTAAGCTACGTAAACGACTAGAAGGACTCGGCTATACCGTTCTCACCTCTCGAGATAGTGATATAGACGTTAATTTTATTACCGAGCGTTCTCGTATGGTCAACAAGACCAATGCTGACTTTTTCATCAGCCTTCATTTCAATGCAAAAGGGAATAATACAACCGTTAATCTTGGCATCCAGACCTATTCTTACAAGGATGAACCTGGTTTCCCTAGCAAGATTAACAAGGATTGGCACAACAATCCTGAACGGATGAGTGAAAGTAATCGTCTCGCAGCTGATATCCATTCTTCACTGCTAGCTGAAACTGGAGCTAGGGATGCTGGGCTCTTGCAAGCAACCTTTGCTGTTCTCCGTGAAACAGCTAAACCAGCTGTTTTGCTGGAGATGGGATATATGGATAATCCAGAAGAAAACCAAAAAATCCGCAGCAGTGACTACCAAGATAAACTAGTTGAAGGGATTATCAAGGGAATCCAAAAATATTATGCTGGTAATTAA